CACCACGCCGACCCCGAAGCCAAGGCTGACCATGCTGACGATCGCCTCGTTGCCGCTGACCTGGGCATAAATCCGAGGTTTGACGCCCAGCTGGCGAAACCAGCGATCTGTTCTTTCCCGGGCAAGGCCTTCCTCTGACAGAATCATCGGGATGTCTTCCCATGCCTGCTTGTCGGCGTTGCCGCTCAGTCGTTCGGCCAGCTGTGGCTGACTCGCGGGTGCAATGAACAGCAGGGGAGAACGGGCGATAGGCCGAAAGGCGATACTGCCGGGGAGGTGGTCCGGTCGGGCGCCGATGGCAATATCTTCTTCGCCATGCTGGATACGATGGACTGCCTGGGCCGGGTCGCCGGTATGCAGCTTCAGCTCAATACGCGGATATTGATGACGGAAGCTGCTGAGAATGTCATAGAGGAAGCTGTAGCTGGCGGTCACCGAGCAATACAGACTCAGCTCACCCTGCAGCACTCGGCGGTCCTCCTGCAAGGCATGGCGCAGGTTGTCCCAGCGGGTCAGGGTGTCGCGGGCGTATTCCTGAAAACGCTGGCCTTCCCGGGTCAGGCTGACCGTGCGGTTATCCCGGTAGAAGAGCGGGGCGCCCAGCTCATCTTCCAGCTGCTGAATCGTGCGGCTCAGTGTGGAGGGGCTAACGTGACACATGGTGCTGGCGCGGCCGAAATGAAGGGTGTCGGCCAGAGTCAGGAACAGGCGCAAAGGCTTGGTATCCATGATGGGCTCTTTGTTTCGATATTTGGAATGCTGCATTCCAAATATATCATTTTACGCAATGCTGCAGATAGCCTAGAGTAGCTGGCCTGAATGAGAGGCCGGCCGGCCTGTCACCCCCGTTTTCCGTTACCGCAACGAGTCAGAGCTATGAGCATGCAAGTGTATTACGACAAGGATTGTGACCTTTCCATCATCCAGGGCAAGAAAGTGGCCATCATCGGTTATGGTTCTCAGGGCCACGCCCACGCCTGCAACCTGAACGATTCCGGCGTTGATGTGACTGTGGGCCTGCGCCCGGGTTCTTCCTCCATCGCCAAGGCGGAAGCCCATGGCCTCAAGGTCAGCGATGTACCGTCTGCTGTTGCGGCTGCTGACGTTGTCATGATCCTGACTCCGGATGAGTTCCAGGCGCAGCTGTACAAGGCCGAAATCGAGCCGAACCTGAAAGAGGGTGCGACCCTGGCGTTTGCCCATGGTTTTGCCATCCACTACAACCAGATCGTTCCCCGTAGCGACCTGGACGTCATCATGATCGCTCCGAAAGCGCCGGGTCACACTGTGCGCACCGAGTTCACCAAGGGTGGCGGGATTCCTGACCTGATCGCTATCTTCCAGGACGCCTCAGGTAACGCCAAGAACGTGGCGCTGTCCTACGCTTCCGGTGTGGGCGGCGGTCGTACCGGTATCATTGAAACCACTTTCAAGGACGAGACCGAAACCGATCTGTTCGGTGAGCAGGCTGTTCTGTGTGGTGGTGCGGTAGAGCTGGTGAAAGCCGGTTTCGAAACCCTTACCGAAGCCGGTTACGCGCCGGAAATGGCCTACTTCGAGTGTCTGCACGAGCTGAAGCTCATCGTTGACCTGATGTACGAAGGTGGCATCGCCAACATGAACTACTCCATCTCCAACAACGCGGAGTACGGTGAGTACGTGACAGGCCCGGAAGTGATCAACGATGAATCCCGTGCCGCCATGCGCAATGCCCTCAAGCGCATCCAGAGCGGTGAGTACGCCAAGATGTTCATCGCTGAAGGCGCTCACAACTACCCGTCCATGACGGCGGCCCGTCGCAACAACGCCGCTCACCCCATCGAGCAGGTGGGTGAGAAGCTGCGTGGCATGATGCCGTGGATCAAGGCAAACCAGATCGTCGACAAGACCAAGAACTAAGCTTTTGTGACGATTGCAAAAACGCGGCCCAGGCCGCGTTTTTTGTTTTACGGGTCTGGGGTAGACTAGGCCCATTCAATTTGGATGGACCACCATGCAGGATAACGACAAGATCAAGACGTCTGACACACCGGAAACCTTCGAGGTGGTGGAAGCCGAGCATCGCACGGGCGCCCGTCACAAGGGTGTGTATCTGCTGCCGAACCTGTTTACCACTGGTGCCCTGTTCGCTGGCTTCTACGCGATTGTCTCTGCCATGAACGGGATGTTCGAAAACGCCGCCCTCGGTATTATCGTGGCCGGCATCCTCGATGGTATGGATGGGGGCGTTGCCCGTCTCACCAATACCCAGAGCAAGTTCGGGGCCGAGTACGACTCCCTCTCTGACTGCGTCGCCTTCGGCGTGGCGCCAGGGCTGGTGGCGTACTCCTGGGCCCTGTCAGGGCTTGGTAAATTTGGTTGGGTGGCGGCCTTTATCTATGTGGCCTGTGCCGCTCTGCGACTGGCACGATTCAATGTGCAGGCAGAATCCACCGACAAGCGCTTCTTTATTGGTCTGCCCAGTCCGACCGGTGCGGGCCTGGTGGCGACCATGGTCTGGCTGGGCGCCAGCCGTGGGGTAGAGGGGGCGGACGTCTCCTGGCTTGTCGCCCTGATGGTGGCCGGTGCAGGCCTGTTGATGGTGTCTTCAGTGAAGTATCACTCCTTCAAGGAGTTCCATATCGGCCGGGTGCCCTTCAAGGTGCTACTGGGAGTGATCATCGCCTTCGCCATCGTCTTCCTGGATCCACCGCTGGTGCTGCTCAGTGTGGCAGTGATCTACGTGGTGGCAGGCCTGGTGATGAGCCTTTGGAATCTGAGGAAGCCCGCGAATATCTGATTCTTTCCCTCTTTCCTTTCCTTGGACGCCAGCAGGTTTCTGCTGGCGATTCTGTTCACTGTTATCTTCTTGTTTCCTGCCCCCTGTTCGTGTAGGGCTCATAGGTTAAAAGTGCTACGCGCATCATATTCTGGTACTTTTGTACTTTTTTTTGGCTTTACCTTGCACGTTTTTTGTGCGACTTTCCGCTTGTCGGGGGATGAATGGCTTTCATGTGGCCAAACTTGCATACATAATCATCCTGTTCCTCGGTTTCAAATTGTAAAATACAGTAAAAAAATTAACGGCCCGGTTTCTGGCGGAGTGTTTGGCTCGGCTTGGTTCGCGATTTAGGAAATCGTGGAAGTCAGACTTGGTTGCCGTCAACAGCAAGGAGGGGGTATGTCGGGGGCTCGTACTAGCCAGCAAGGTGTGGCTTTAATCGTCACGCTTTTTTTACTGGTCATCTTAGCGATGCTGGGTGTGTCAGCATTGCGCACGTCAATGCTTAACGCCCGCATTGCTACCAGCGCACAACTTTCCAAGATGACATTTCATGCCGCTGAGTCGTCTTTGGCATCGACCTATACAGAAATGCTGAATACGGACTCTCTGATATTACTGGACTTGCTGGATGGTGGAGAGGTCCGGCTTTGTCAGGAAGCTGCCGTTGCCAACAACCCGGGGGCGTGTTCGCAGCAGGCCAGGTTTGATTCGCGCGGCCTTTTGCAGGCTCAGTCGCGCACCGTACAGCTTGGTATTGCGCAGGACTTTTCTCTTTTGGAAGGTGCCCAGCTCAATGGGCAGCAGCTACTTGTCCACCATCGTCTGGAAGCAACCGCGGAAGGTGCGGCGCCTGACTTGGGGGTAGAGGCTTACCATGTTCAGGAATTTCATCTCAAAGCCATGACCGATCCGGGCACTTTGATAGCCCAGACCAAGAATAACTAGAATCGGAGAGCTCCATGAAAGCCCTTAGCTCAGGACTTGTCGCACTGTGCTGTCTGCTGTCTGCACCTGGTGTTTACGCTGATGATACCGAGATTTATCTCTCTCCCTCTTTATCGGGATCAGAGGCACAGGTCATGGTGTTAATTGATACCTCCGGTTCCATGCTCTGGTGTGAAGAAGAAGAGTACAACGGTCGTTATGTGAAGGCCTGTGATGATGTTGAGAATCGACGCATCAATCAGTTAAAAGAAGCTTTCTCCAATGTCGTGGATAGCCTGGGTGGCGGCATCAGCATGGGGGTTGGTCGCTATCGTCAGACAGGCAGTGGTAATGGTCTCGGTAGTGGCATTGGCGGCTACGTTATGCGCGAAGTTGAGCAGCTCGATAACCTGGTGAATACCCAGGTACTTCATGCTGTTGAAGATGAGTATGGCGATATCGTTGAGGATGCTTCAGGGAACCTGCAGGCAACCAACGAAACGATTGATTTCCCGAATGGTGGTCAGGCTGGTGGGCAGGTAGGTTTGTTCTTTCCGGCTGTTGATGTGCCTCGCTATGCTGTGATTGAGCGAGCGGTTTTAGAGGTGGATCCCAGCGAGGACGCGACATCGCCCTTGCAGCTGGAAGGTTCATACGATGTATCTGATCTGAATGCTCCTTTTACTGCACTGGATACAGTATCAGATCGAGCCTGGAGTAACGGCTTTTCCAGTAGCGTCACCGAAGCCTGGGAGCGTCGTGATACCCGCGAGCTAGTAGACGTTACCTCTTTGTTGCAAGCTGCGACATCAAGGCCCAGTTGGTGTGGTGGTCAAGGGCTGGCGTTGCGTTTTCGTAGTCAGGCGCCGAACAATTCACGGGAAATTTATGCCTATGGTTCCCGGAATGGAAATGCCCCGCGATTGAGGATTACCTGGGGTATTAATGAAAGCCTTGCAGTGGTTGGTGGGCCCTCTGATGGTCAGGTCTACAGGGACCAACTTTCGTGTAACCAGGGAATGGCCTATGCGCTGGAAAGCGTTAACGATGATGCCTGGGAGTCTCCTCAGGGATTGGTCGAAACGGATTCCTCTTCGCTGCCAGTTCAGCAATCACGGTTGGCTGGTTGGCGCTTTGCTGCAATCCCTTTCGACCCTCGTGCGTCTAATGCGGAACCGGATGTAATTGAAAAAGCGGTACTGCGTTTTCGTGGCGCCAAGGGGGCAACCCAACTTACCGAAGTAGAGCAATGCTGGGGGCGCTGGTGCTGGACTGAGACGCAGGAGCAGCCTGATTATGGCAATGTGACTCTGACATTTCGGGCAGAGCAGGGAACAAGTGATCCCTTCCAAACAAATAGCGGCAACATCAGTGCCAGAAGCACAGGGTCGTCTGTGACTTATGTGACAGAAGGCGCTGACGGAGAGTTCGATGGCCCTGGTGTTATCCATGAAGTTGACGTCACCAGTCTTGTCAGCGAGGCCATGTCCAGCCCCGCCTGGCAGGCGAATGGTCGTTTGGTTTTGACAGTTTCAGCGGATAAGGATGTGCGTTTGGCTGCAGTTGAATCAGGTCAGGCCAATGGCGCCAGCTTGGTGATTACTGCGCTTAGTGCTAGCCAGTCCAATTACGGGGAGCGGGTTCGTGATGACCTGAAGCGCATGGTGAACAACATCTCTCCTAATGGTGGCACACCCTTGATGGAGGCGTACACAGAAATGGCCAAGTATATGATGGGCCAAAATGTTGTGTTCGCACGAGGTGAGCCGGATGCAGTTGGGTTTGATCAGAGAGGAGTTTATCAAACTCCACTTGATAGCAATGCGGGGCAGTGCAGTTCCAATCACATTATTTTAATGACTGATGGCCAGCCCTCGGGAGATACCTCCTACGGTCAGGTCACATCTACTACTGGAGAGGGTGGCAATTGTGCGTCCGGGATCCAGGGTGGGACGCCAGAGGCTAGCTTTGCGTGCATGAAGCAGCTGGCTAGTTGGCTGTATGACGGTACTGAGAACACCAAAAAAAGTGCCGTTCAGACTCATACCGTAGGCTTCCACCTTGATCCGGTTACGGCCGCTCAGCTCGCAGAAGTGGCTGATGCGGGCCAAGGCTCGGCGTTAACCGCAGCTTCTGCTACCGAGTTGGAAAGTGCGCTGCGCCAGATTATCAATTCTATTTCCGATGTGAATAGCACTGTGGCGGCGCCGGGTGTAGCGGTGAATCAGCTCAACCGCATGCAGCACCTTGACCAGCTGTATTACGCAATCTTTGGTCCGGAGATGGATTCTCGTTGGGAAGGCAACCTTAAGCGCTACCGACTTTCCCTAGGTAACGATGCACCTGAACTGGTTGACCAGGATGGCCGCCCAGCGGTCGATCCTAACACCGGTTTTTTTGCAGAAAACGCGCGTAGTTATTGGTCACAGAATGCAGATGGCCCCGAGGTCGAAATGGGGGGCGCGCGCAGCCTGCTAAACAGTGATGATCGCAAGTTGTTTGTGGCTGGTTCCGGCAATGGTGATGATATCGGTAGTGCCTTGGCTACATCTGGCAGCTCGTCTTCAATCGCATTGATCGAGGATCCAGATGACCTCGCAAAGGTTGCCTACGGTCTTGATGCCAATGCGAGTGATGAGCAGCGCAATCTTCTATTCAGCAAGTTGATGGAGTCATGGGGGGATCCGCTTCACAGTGAGCCTCGTCTGGTGAACTATGGTTATCAGGGCGATCTGGATAGCGCACGAAATGACCCTGACAAACAGGACAATGTGCTTTTTGTCAGCACCAATGATGGCATGTTGCATGCGTTGGATGCCCAGTCGGGTAAGGAATATTTCACCTTCATGCCAGCAGAGCAGGCTGCTATGGCGGCAGAGCGCTATAGTCAGCCGCCGCTGGATGCAGACAACAACCGCACCACTTATGGTCTGGATGGTTCATGGATGGCCTGGCGGCAGCCTGACCCAAATAATCTGACCAAGGTTGATCGGGTTTATCTCTATGGCGGCATGCGTCGTGGCGGAAGGAATTACTATGCGCTGGATGTGAGCAACAAGACGACGCCGCGTTGGTTATGGCGTATCCGCGGAGGCAGCGGCGATTTCGTTGAGATGGGGCAAACCTGGTCCACGCCGACACTTGGGCAGGTGATGCTGGATGACAAGGCTGTGCCCGTATTGATCTTTGGTGGCGGTTACAGTTCTTTCGATCACGATGTGCAGGGTGAGTTCAGTGCCGGTGGCGATATCATGGGCAACGCTATATATGTCGTGAATGCCTACACGGGCGGTCTGATCTGGAAAGTGACCTCTGGAAGCAGTTCTGGGGGGCTTACACGAGACTCCCATTCAGATATGAAGTGGAGCATTCCAGGAGCGATATCTGCCG
Above is a window of Alcanivorax sediminis DNA encoding:
- a CDS encoding pilus assembly PilX family protein; the protein is MSGARTSQQGVALIVTLFLLVILAMLGVSALRTSMLNARIATSAQLSKMTFHAAESSLASTYTEMLNTDSLILLDLLDGGEVRLCQEAAVANNPGACSQQARFDSRGLLQAQSRTVQLGIAQDFSLLEGAQLNGQQLLVHHRLEATAEGAAPDLGVEAYHVQEFHLKAMTDPGTLIAQTKNN
- the ilvC gene encoding ketol-acid reductoisomerase, whose amino-acid sequence is MQVYYDKDCDLSIIQGKKVAIIGYGSQGHAHACNLNDSGVDVTVGLRPGSSSIAKAEAHGLKVSDVPSAVAAADVVMILTPDEFQAQLYKAEIEPNLKEGATLAFAHGFAIHYNQIVPRSDLDVIMIAPKAPGHTVRTEFTKGGGIPDLIAIFQDASGNAKNVALSYASGVGGGRTGIIETTFKDETETDLFGEQAVLCGGAVELVKAGFETLTEAGYAPEMAYFECLHELKLIVDLMYEGGIANMNYSISNNAEYGEYVTGPEVINDESRAAMRNALKRIQSGEYAKMFIAEGAHNYPSMTAARRNNAAHPIEQVGEKLRGMMPWIKANQIVDKTKN
- the ilvY gene encoding HTH-type transcriptional activator IlvY; amino-acid sequence: MDTKPLRLFLTLADTLHFGRASTMCHVSPSTLSRTIQQLEDELGAPLFYRDNRTVSLTREGQRFQEYARDTLTRWDNLRHALQEDRRVLQGELSLYCSVTASYSFLYDILSSFRHQYPRIELKLHTGDPAQAVHRIQHGEEDIAIGARPDHLPGSIAFRPIARSPLLFIAPASQPQLAERLSGNADKQAWEDIPMILSEEGLARERTDRWFRQLGVKPRIYAQVSGNEAIVSMVSLGFGVGVVPKIVLDNSPLAARIRSLDVQPTLAPYEVGLFTQERRLEEPLINAFWSQVTE
- a CDS encoding pilus assembly protein — encoded protein: MKALSSGLVALCCLLSAPGVYADDTEIYLSPSLSGSEAQVMVLIDTSGSMLWCEEEEYNGRYVKACDDVENRRINQLKEAFSNVVDSLGGGISMGVGRYRQTGSGNGLGSGIGGYVMREVEQLDNLVNTQVLHAVEDEYGDIVEDASGNLQATNETIDFPNGGQAGGQVGLFFPAVDVPRYAVIERAVLEVDPSEDATSPLQLEGSYDVSDLNAPFTALDTVSDRAWSNGFSSSVTEAWERRDTRELVDVTSLLQAATSRPSWCGGQGLALRFRSQAPNNSREIYAYGSRNGNAPRLRITWGINESLAVVGGPSDGQVYRDQLSCNQGMAYALESVNDDAWESPQGLVETDSSSLPVQQSRLAGWRFAAIPFDPRASNAEPDVIEKAVLRFRGAKGATQLTEVEQCWGRWCWTETQEQPDYGNVTLTFRAEQGTSDPFQTNSGNISARSTGSSVTYVTEGADGEFDGPGVIHEVDVTSLVSEAMSSPAWQANGRLVLTVSADKDVRLAAVESGQANGASLVITALSASQSNYGERVRDDLKRMVNNISPNGGTPLMEAYTEMAKYMMGQNVVFARGEPDAVGFDQRGVYQTPLDSNAGQCSSNHIILMTDGQPSGDTSYGQVTSTTGEGGNCASGIQGGTPEASFACMKQLASWLYDGTENTKKSAVQTHTVGFHLDPVTAAQLAEVADAGQGSALTAASATELESALRQIINSISDVNSTVAAPGVAVNQLNRMQHLDQLYYAIFGPEMDSRWEGNLKRYRLSLGNDAPELVDQDGRPAVDPNTGFFAENARSYWSQNADGPEVEMGGARSLLNSDDRKLFVAGSGNGDDIGSALATSGSSSSIALIEDPDDLAKVAYGLDANASDEQRNLLFSKLMESWGDPLHSEPRLVNYGYQGDLDSARNDPDKQDNVLFVSTNDGMLHALDAQSGKEYFTFMPAEQAAMAAERYSQPPLDADNNRTTYGLDGSWMAWRQPDPNNLTKVDRVYLYGGMRRGGRNYYALDVSNKTTPRWLWRIRGGSGDFVEMGQTWSTPTLGQVMLDDKAVPVLIFGGGYSSFDHDVQGEFSAGGDIMGNAIYVVNAYTGGLIWKVTSGSSSGGLTRDSHSDMKWSIPGAISAVDINFDGFTDYLYAADLGGQVFRVDLNNQNGGASDLVKRVVTLAKLGDGAGGDAGRRRFYEAPAITLGQKNKDWMLRVALGSGYRAHPLDTEADEHFFVLDDTSALANKEPSEVITDSDLLDVTSNVSPEQSQLDGKSGWLIELTGEGEKVLSSPAIIQNTIYFTTYLPDTGSLKQTCTVQSKARLYGISAIDGSPQGLDGNNDGTVTDRYTESTQEGLPSTPQVLILPPSSGDGGGGDGGDGGGSGGTCGDGGSLVVLSGTSVHDGGELKGCPLQKTRWYEVDPAKGKAVIDGP
- the pssA gene encoding CDP-diacylglycerol--serine O-phosphatidyltransferase, producing MQDNDKIKTSDTPETFEVVEAEHRTGARHKGVYLLPNLFTTGALFAGFYAIVSAMNGMFENAALGIIVAGILDGMDGGVARLTNTQSKFGAEYDSLSDCVAFGVAPGLVAYSWALSGLGKFGWVAAFIYVACAALRLARFNVQAESTDKRFFIGLPSPTGAGLVATMVWLGASRGVEGADVSWLVALMVAGAGLLMVSSVKYHSFKEFHIGRVPFKVLLGVIIAFAIVFLDPPLVLLSVAVIYVVAGLVMSLWNLRKPANI